In Setaria italica strain Yugu1 chromosome IX, Setaria_italica_v2.0, whole genome shotgun sequence, the genomic stretch GGCCGGACAGGAGGTACACCACCCCGATCCTCACTGCAAGCGTCAGAGAATTGATTGGGATAGATCAGTAGCATTATTCAAGGTTGTTTGCAACTGAAACTATGTGTGGGGGACAGACAGAGGGACAGGCAAATTGTGAAATTGGGCTCACCGTATCCGAACTGCTGTTCGAGGCGCATGCCGATGAAGAGGAGGCTGAGCATGTTGGCCACCAGGTGCACGACGCCGGCGTGCAGCCACATGCTGGAAAGGAGGCGCCAGCCCTGGTGCTCGTGCACCACCTTCTGCCACACGAGGGCCCCAAGCTTGGTGAGCCTGCAGGACGCCAACCGTCGTTAGGCTCAGGTCCCCACATCTGATCTGATCTGATCTGATCCCACATTCTCATCATGTTGTCAGAATCCCAAATGCACTATGATGCATGGAACTGTTGTGTTGTGGTcactccaaagtccaaactgaTCCAGCTAAGTTCGTGCTCAACTGTTCGTGTGACTGAACAGTATGAATGAACTGGTGTGTCCTACAACTTGGTTTTCTAAGTGATCTAGTCAtactccaccaactcctgtTGGTTTTAAATCATTTTGGCTCTGGATCTGAACTAGACGGACTGGGAATAATAGTTCTGaaaaaattataatattttctTAAAAAGGAATGAAATGACATAATATGCAGCCTGAAATCAACTGTACCAAGAATTACTGAATATCGAAAATGTTTGTATAGTTAGAGATAGCACGCAGGTAATTGTCGCTACTGGTTTGAAAAAGGTTCCCCGAGAAGGAAACCAGGATGTAAAGAAAGGCATAATCTGCAATGATTAATCTGCGCTGATAGAGCTCTGAGATACTGCTAAGAACTTTGCAGGCAAGCAAAGCAACTAGCACTGCGTTCTGTTCTGCTGCAAGGACAGATCCATGTCCTGATTACAACTCACACAGCCCCAGATGACCAATTCCGATCCGATGCAGAAGAGGCGAGCAAACTAAAACTCGGGACGATTATTAGTTCCTTTGGTAGAATAATCTTCGCATGACCACTAGTGACGTCAGTTTTTATGAACAGGAGGACAAGAAAATTAAAGAACGAAACAGAGAGCAGCCATTCAATGGTGAGGGAATAGTGGAACACTCACGTGGCGGATGAGGGTCCGAGGAGCGGGTTCTGTCGCAGCGGCTCGAAGGCGAAGCGGccgaggaatcggccgatgcactTGCCGTCCTTGGCCGGGGTGTGGACGGGGCAGTTGTTGGCGTACATGGTGACGACGAAGACGGTGATGTTGGCGACGAAGAAGACGGGGACGATCCACGGCACCCACTCCCGCTCCCCCTCGTGCTGCGGGTACAGCGACGACGGCACCTTGCCGGCCTCCTTCCGCACGGCGCCCTTCTCCACGTCCCCGCGCGTCGCCATTTGCTTACTTGCTACCGCGAGAAGGGTGATGGGATCGAGAAGCGGATGAGGGGGCGCTGGgcaatggagagagagagagagtcagagagagagaggtggaggtgggggtggtggagtgagcgaggaggagaggagcacGGCGAGACGTGAGGCGCGGCAGGGGAATAAATAAACGCGCGGAGCCGGACGCCccaggcggcgcgggcgcggtggtTTCTTTGAAAGTTTGATTGATGCCCTGCTGTAGGGCATGGCTGGCTGTTGCGGTGCAATCGCAGTGCGAAACCGTGTGTCCGTGGAAAAGAGACGTGCGGCGACTGCAGGTAAAACCTGCCTTACCTGCTGCCTCTGCTTTCAGCTTCATCAAGACAACAGTTGCAGAGTTGCTAGCTCCTTGCCACTTATTACTTGCCTTTTATCAGTGCTTCCGGCCGGCTGATTGTTGGTTCACAAAATTGTTCGTCAAGATTTTGTCCATCTGATCTGATCGATCTGATTTGCTCACCCTGTCACGTTCGCGTTTGCAGCAAAGCTGCATGTGTGGTGAATGTCAACTGCTGTAACGGCGGTAGTGCTGTGAATCGGCCCAATCAGAATCAATCATGTGGAGGATTTTCTTTAATATTCGCCCAAGAATCACGAGAAGGTGGCTTGCCTTGTTTAATGGCTGGTATCAGTGGCGATGAATGTGATTAGATCTGGAGCTAATGATGGGACGCTAAcgctagtagtagtagtagtaatcGGTAAAATAAACAAATATTCAGCGAAGGCAGGCTACTTTTGGCaatgattaaagcatatgagcCACTCGGTTTCTTGGGCTTTTTCCGTGTCAGCCATACTGTAACTTGGTTGGCAGGCACCGACAGGCAGGGTGGCCGTATGAAACATGCATCGGATTCTCTCTCCTGTGCCTATCTTCCTTACggaaaaagcaagaaaggcaAGGTTCTTTTGTCTGGTTTTGTTACGGGCCATCATCGGCTCGGCTGGCTCATGGAACTTGTGCCAAAACAGGCGGCCTACGCGTAATTCAGTCAGCGGTGAGGGACCGCGTGAACCAACCAAACGCAAAGGGACGTGCAGTTTCTGGTCCCAGGGGAAGGGAGGAAGCCGTGGCGAAAGCGACCGGAGTCGAAAGCCTGAAATGGGGCCTGGGACTCTGAACTGAACCTCGTTGCTTCAAGCAACGCACAAGAAGATTGTTATTGGCCGCGGTTTTCTCGCGTGTGATCGAGTTGGCACTGCAGGAACAGGAAGGCTTGTTGCCGAGTGAGTTGGCGCTGCCTGTGGTTGGCGTGCCGGATTTCATTTTGTCGATGCGGACGCGCCGCTTCGGCGTGTCGATTTGGTTGGTGGGCGAGCGGGGTTCGTATCGATTCGCGCATCTTGCTTGCCGCGCCGCCGATCGAGCTGGGGGTGGCCAGGCCGGGCTGGCTGGTTCTTGTTTGCtgtggccggccggcgaggcccCGCCAGGCGGCCATGTGCTCCGAAtgatccctcctcctcccggcggGCTCCATTGCCGCGCTATGATTATGAAGCATAGTAGCGTATAAAATGGCGATCTTTAGGCGCTTAATTAATCAGGATGGATGGGTTATTTATGGCGCCAGCCTACTACTATTTGACTACTAGCGTGTGCCATGCGAGCCTAATTCAATGCCCAGATTCCAAATCATATGATTGAGGCCTCGAGATGTTAGTGGAATAGTTCAAAATCGTAGTATTCTCTTGCGTACCATCTCAACACTACTGAGCGGGTCAAATGTTGAAGTCAAATGCTTACTGGACCCTgtgtaaagcttttctttggaAGACGACCCACGAAGCCCAAAATACTTTATGGGCTCGATACTAATGCATGCCTCCTGCAAACGGGAGGCGCGCGCTTTTTTTCCGCCACCGTACCTAGCACGTATTTTATCAGTTTACAGAAACAAATACTTGATGCAGTTAAACAGAGCTTGACCAACACAAGAACACACACAGGACTAAACAAAGAGAGACACTGAATAAAAGTATTACCAAACTCAACAAGCGACCAAAGCAGCAACCACAACAAACTGACAGCAGGAGAAGCACGAAGGGAGAGGACAGACCCAACCCTGCCACCCTAATAAGGCTACCATAAGAACTGAATCTGCAAAATGGATACACCGTCGCCAAAGATGCCGAGAGAGAGCAAGCTCGAAGCACAAAACGGTGGCGAAGCATCCACCGAACAGCACGACCACGGTAGCAAAGCATCCTCCCGAACCAAATAGCGGTGGCACAAAGTCCACTCGACCAACACAGAGGCGACAAAGCATTCGTCCATAATGATCACCATATGCAACAACACGACAgggcggcaaagcatccgccacGACCTAGGCAACCAAGGTGATAGTGTGTAAAACAAAGCGAAGGCAGGTACAGAGGATGAACCACATCGACCAGCCTTCGAGGTCTCCGAGTGGGGAAGAGGCAAACGAatgatgcctccaaggaggaaaACGACGCCCGAGGGCATCGCCATCATCGGCCCGCGAGCAGGCAGAGGCTTTCGCATCGACCCCACCCCCTAGAGCACGCCACAACACCCAGCGAAATGACCCTCCACAAGCAGCGCCGACGGGATGGAACCACCAATGGTGGTGGAAACCACACAAAGGGCGGCGGCCAAAAGCAGTGAAAGCGCACGTGGAACACATCAACGAGCAAGGCAGCGGCGGGTCGGAAGGGCGACGTTTCCCGAGACTTCACAACAACGCCTCTAAGGAGAGGAACGACACCCGCAAGCGTAGTCGTTGTTTGCCTAGCACACCACCGGGTAGGACTTTCACATGAAGATCTTGGTTACGAGACAAAGGCAGCCCACCACACACGCCACCCGACAGTAGTCGCACCCGAGCGCACCGCAACACCCTCAATGGCTAGATCCGACGGGCTTGGGGGAGGCGGAGATAGGGATTAAAACAATCGAAAACGATCGATAACGATATCATTTATACGGAACGATTGCCCGTCGATCGGAAATTTTGCCGATTTCAGTATGAAACTATTCTATTGCGACTACAATACGACAATAAGAGAAATTGAAAAATCCAAATTTAAATACAATACGACAATAAGAGAAATTGAAAAATCCAAATTTAAATACAGTAATAGTCGCAAACGATATCACTTATATGAAAATGATTCGAAAACGTGCCCTGGTAAACGAGATTTTTAGCTACGGTTTTCACCTCTAGCCGGAGAGATGGACTGATGGCGACGTACGGGTCGCACCCGAGTAGGCTGGGAGGGGCGATgcgagggaaggggaggggtaaTCCGCGCAAGTGCGGTAACATTTGGCACGATCATCATCATTCAACAGATGCATTGCAAATCTTGCAAATTCGATTTGAAAGATTGACATTTGACAGTAACATAGCAACTCCACAAGTATACTTAGCATGGTTTTGCATAAAAAAGATAGGAGGACCGATCACGCGACAAAATTCACCAGGTTCAACTCAAAATACCCAGCCGGTGGTGGTTCCTCCCTGAAACCTGTAGATTCTCGACTTGTGCTTGGTCATCTCGAGCCCCATGCCGTCGCTCCCGCCGCGCTTCAGCACCAACCCTGTGAACACGGCGCACCTCTCAACCTGGGGTATGGTGACCTGATCGAACACCTCGTTGTCGATCCTTTCATACAAGATGGCCAGGCAAAacttgccgccgccgggcccAAGCTGCACGAGGCGCGACTTGAGAGGGGTCCACTTCCCAGGCAGGTGCAGGCCATCCCAGACCGCGTCCAGCCCCGGCGCCCGCTGCGCCATGGCCTCCAGCCCCGACGAGCAGCAGATACGGCCGTCCCGCGACGAGAAGCCGAGCCACGCGCCGTACTCCGGGAATAAGTCGGCGCGGCCCTGGAACGGCAGCTCCCAGTCGCCGGCCTTGCTCCACGAGCCGCGCACCGTGTCGATACCCGGCGTGGAGACCCAGATGGCGGAGCCGCCGACCACCGTGTAGCCGTCGATGCGTGTCGTGCGGTAGCCAGGCTCGAGCACGAAaggcggtggccggaggcggtgCCAGCCCCAGCCCAACTTGCCCGTCGCGTCGTCCTTGGGAGTGTCGCGAGTGAGGGCCTGGAAGCCGCAACGGCTGACTGGGTCAGGCTGAGTCCATGACATAGAGGGCGTCACCGACGGCGAGGGAGACGGCGGGATCGCTGTGCTTTTTTGGCCCATCATCTCCCGGAGGTCGTGGAGGGGAGACGATGCCGTGGATGGCGCTGTCCCGGAGGTCGTACACGTGGGAAACTCCCCCGTAGTCCACGGCGGCAAGGAGGCTCTTCTTTGGGCCGCGGCCAAAGAGGCCGAAGAACTCCAGGCTGCCCTGCCGTCCTTGGTGCAAGGTGCGTGATAAAAGGGGTGAAACGCAGGTAGGGGCGAGGCAGCGGAGTTTCCTCCGGGGGACGAATTATTTTCACCTGATTCCTCGAGAAGAACAATGTCGACGCGTCGATGCGGCGGAGAGGGCATGTCCCGTCCAAACTGTCCACCACAAGATTACACGTAGCGCCGCCCATCTATTCATCTTCGATCACCGGAGATCCAACCTGAACATAGAACGCGTCCAGCGGATTGATTACCAACAATCACTAATTTTGCCGCCTGATCGTTGTGCGTGCATATCACAGGTACACAGCTGGCAGAACTCTGAGCATATACTTGCAGGCACTGCGACCTTGCATCTATATTATCATCATGATCATTTTATCATCGCTAATCAGCGACAACTAACCAACAGCCTTACAACAAATGAAACTAATGCACCACAACTCTATACTTTAGGTTTAGCACCCGTCCTTACGTTCTGAAACTGTTGCTGCTTCTGGCTCCTGCACGACCTGCTCATCAACCGAAAAGTGTCCTCAGGACGGTGTCTCCCAGCCCGGGCACCGGCGACAGGAAGTGTCCGGTGCCGGGGAGCTCATGGTAGTTGAGCCAGCTGAGTCGGCTGGCCAGGTACCGCTGCAACACCACGGGGACGAGGCCGTCCTCGTCGCCCTGCCACAGGTGCACGGGGCACGGCGGCTCCGGCAGGCTCATGGGGTCGAACTCCCACTTGCCGAACATGACCATCATGTCGCGGTAGTAGGACTCGTGGATGCCCTGCTGCGTCGCCTGCTCCATCTTCTGCTGGAACGTGCCGTCCTCCTTCATCTTGCTGCGGATCTCGGCGTCGCGCTTGTTGGGGAGCGGCGTCGTGCCGGCCACCACCGTCGACGTGGGCAGCCAGCTCTGCTCCATCCACCAGTGGAGGATGCCCGGGGCGTGGTGCGACACGCGAAGCGCCCACTGGTCGCCCACCTCCTGCTTCGCGTACACCTCCGCGACCAGGTCAGCGGGGAAACCCGGCCACCAGTAGTTCACCACTGGCGCCATCATGGCCGCACCAGCGATCCTGCACGCACAGGGTGTTCTGTTAGGCACAACCGCACAACCAACCGGCTTGTTGGATTGGATGCACATAACTGTTGTTCTTGCTTTGCTTAGCTTACCTGTCGGGGATGTACTTGAGGGCGCCCCAGACGGCATGGCATCCGAGGGAGATGCCGATCACGTAAAACTTGGGGCCGAGTCCCAGAGCGTCCGCGAGCTCCTCAACGTCCAGCGCCGCGCTCTTGACGGAGCGGTTGGGGTTGGGGTCGCTCTGCCCGTACCCGGCGCGATCGAAGCCCACCATGTACACGCCCAGCTCTTCGGCCACTTCCTGAAAATTTTCGCAGTACAGTTCAGACTTTGTTGAAAAACTAAAGTACTACATCACAATGAAACATCAACACAAGGAACTTTCAAAGAATCAAAGGTACTGGCTTTGTTGAAAAACTATGGGAAGTACCATGTACCGACTTTGTTGAAAAACTATAACACTCATTGACACATCAACACAATAAACTTTCAAAGGTACTGTTCAGCGTATGATATGGTCCTGGTCAACAAGAGATTATTTTTTCCGTGGTCATTTTGACAGGTATGCACTCTGATATACTAGTCATCATCAGATGGACTATTCTCCAAGGATGCATCTGGTGGTTAGGTTCGTTTGGATTGGACCTACTTTTCCCTCTGATTACAAGTCTCTGCTTTAGTAGCTAATTGCAATTCATTTCGACCGACAGAATTTAATTCATAGGGACTTCCCAGCTGCTAAGGACATGCAGATTTCCAGAGGAGGGATGCCACAGAAATACTAATTAATCAACAAAATGTTGTACATCTGGTACAGTACACTGCTAAAAGCAAATGTGCATTGTCAGCAGCTGATAGAAGTGAGCAAATTGCATCCGCCCGATCGAATGCGGATGATACTGCAACAACCTATCCATGGCACATTCGTGTAATCGTAAAATTGCATAACCACGCAATGCAGCTAACCTGCCCAACGCAGTAGCGAAGCCGAAGAACAATTGAACAAGAATTGGGGAAACTTAAAAAGATCCAGAAAAGGCCCAAGCTTTCGATTTCGCGACCCGACCAAGAGTCGCCGACAAAATCGCAACCGGGAACGGCGAGAGGCTGGCGTACTAACCGGCGCAGCGCGGATGGTGTCGAGCCGGGAGCCGGTGAACCCGTGGGAGATGACGACCTTGAACCGCGCGTCCTCCTTGCGCGCCCCGGACTCCGCGTACGCCAGGTGGCGGCCGTCCCTGAGGCGCACCCTGGGCGCCGTCACCGGCGGCCCCCCCGGCGTCCCGCACaccctgggcggcggcggtggcggcacggccCCGCTGATCCACCTCCCCAGCGCGCCCACGACGGAGCCCACGGGGGCCCCGAGCTGCCTCTTCCCCGCGCAGCCCAGCACGGGCGCCTTGGCCAGCAGCTCCAttgcggcgcggcggaggcggcggcggcggggcgcccgAGTCGGAACTGCCCAAAGAGAGGatcggggagggagggagcgcgACGGGACAGTGTCCTGGCTCGCGGGGCTTCTTCCCGCTGGCAGTGATTAACTGCTGCTAATTAATTTGGGCGGCGTTCCCGGGCGCGAAACGTGACGTGTGGAGATCCGGCATCGGTTGCCGTGGCGCGGCTGCCATTTTCCTCTTTGTCCACGGAGCTCGACAGTTTGCAGATCATCTAGAACACGAGCTGAGATCGATGAGCGGTGGTTGGCAGGTGGCCAGcactgtggaggggcgacgcGTTGGTTGCTCGGGCGAGCAGAGCTTGCATGTGGACAAACAGTGATGGAATGCGTAGCGAGGTGGCGTTGCAGCGACTCCGAACGCGACCGCCTGTCTATTCTCTGGGTACCACGAGAAGCAGGGCAGTGGTTATGACAGTTGGGTGTGTTGGGTTAGACATGGACGTCTTGACTAAGCAGAGATAGGACGTGGGGGAGGAAATGTGGTTTAGGCCTGATTGGGTGAGCTAACGTACCTTGCTTTGGTCGAAAATGACGTGCAAAGTTTTTTGGTTGGAATCCTTCCGATGAGTTCTCAACTTTTTTATGAGAAAAATTGACTTTTGGTGAATTTGAAGTAATTAAGATAAGCAGCGCACCCTAAAAACTTGGGCGTTGTCAGAGCACCACGTAGCATAGCAGCACTGGACCAAGTAAATCACAAGATTGTATTGTTATTTCTTCGGTCTCTGGTCTGACACACGAGCAGGTGCCCACGTCCACGTGAGCAttagttgtattttttttaaacaaaccgGGTAGAGGATGAAATGCGAAACaataaatggaaaaaaaataacagtAATACCGGCACGTtggattggatcatcaacaCCGCACCACGCCATCGCACTCAACTCAACAGCACATCGGCCGGTTGGATCGGGATATCGACATGTACTGAGCTCAACTCATCTCAAACACACTCTACCGGGTCGGATCGAGGAACATTAAGTGTATGATTCATGTTATTTgtttattcattttttttttgttactgcTTGATTATAGAATGGACTCTACACTTTGCTTAGAAGGGCAAAGAGGGGAAGATTCCGTGGGATCTGGCTGCTTTTTCCAAAGGCAAAAGACAGAGCAAACTAGACGACAGTTTCGGCAATCCATCCAGTGATCCAGAAGAGGAGACCGCGGCGTAGGCTCCAAAAGCGCCATTTGTCCATTATCCCGGATAGCAACACGTACATAGCAAAACATGCGGTGCAGGGTATGCATGCATCTCTATCGAAAATTTGGTAGTCGGTGGATATTGTTGGCAGTCAGCTCCCGCGCAGATGCGTGCGCGCATTTTCTTTCTTGTGCTGCGACCCCGTTCTAGAACGGACCTGCCTCTCAATCTCAGGGGCGTGAAAGAAGGGGACAGATATTATTCCATCCCAACCCCTTTGCAGACACAGTTTCTCTATGACTTGGGACGCTAAGCACGCAACTGGTACAAATATGAAAACCAGAAAGAAACAGCTCTAGCAGCCGGGTAGTCGTACAAAATGGCTTAGAAATatatctcctttttttttcccttcaccATGTTCCGACTTCCAAGCTAACGGCACCTCTGACCTGGCAACCATCGACCAAGCCTTTGACAGGTTCATACAAGCTAGCAGGAAAGTGTCGCAGATAATTCGGCAGGTCAGGGAAAACGCCGCTTCACCTAACCAACAAGTTCCTTGCCTAGTGCCAAGTCGTCGATGTCTGAGCTAGCTGTGGCTGTGCGGGCACCAGCTCACCTCGTGCTCGACTTTTTATTTCCCTTCCTTTCACCTTTGTTCAAAGATACCGACAGCTCACCTCACATGGTTTTCTTTGCAATTTGCTTCGCTTAAGCAAGCGCTAATTTCCATTCCTAAGTACTAAGTACGTAGTTGACAGGATCCAATTTACTCGACGTGATCAGAAATAAGGGAGCTGTAGGAGATGGATGTGCATACCTGGGAAGGTCGGACGCTGTCCTCGCGGGATCCGGTGAATCCGTGTGAGAAGACGACCTTGAATCGCGCCTGTTCCTTGGGCACGCCGGTCTCGCAGTAGGCGAGGTGGCGGCCGTCGCGGAGCCTGACCCTGGGCGCCGTCACGGGCGGCCCTCCCTCGGTGCCGCACACccgtggcgccggcggctgcggctggaTGGTGCGGGAGAGCCAGGCGGCGAGGGAGCccagcatggcggcggcgggcgcgggcgtgaccgcgtcggcggcgcccttggccgccccCTCCTCGTCCCACACCTGCGGCATCGAAGTCACCCACATGATTGCTTGCCGAGTTGCTTGGGCTGTGAGTTCTGAGCAGTGGCGGCCTGGCTGATGGGCGGTGGCGGAAGCGAGCAAGCAAAAGGAAGAGACCgtagcggtggtggtggtctcTGGCGGGCCTCTCGCCGTGTGGAGGTTATATATAGCCGGATAGGAGGCGCGCCGTGTCGGGGTCGGAGGTTGGTGGGTGGGGCCAGGGCCAGCACCGGCGACTTACCATACCAACTCCTCCCGTGCGTGGTCCGAGCACGAGGAGGTAGCTCTGCAGCCCACGACTTGATCTGCTGTTTGACTCGGCGAGCGAGACGGTGGTGAAGGTGAAGAAGATACAGTATATATATAATTGGGCGGCGGACTACGCGGCATTGGTTGCCCCGACGACGTACGCGAGCAATAGCCACACCACGCAGTGCGCAGCTGCGTCCCGCGGGTGGGTTGGTGACTTGGTGTATGACAGgacgcgtgcgtgcgtgcgagaGGACCAGCTTCCCACCGAGCCGGCCGGCGGAAAAGGTTTGGCCGCCGGCGATCCCCCACTCCTCTCTTGTTTGGCATCGTGCGGCGGCCGTGGGACAGTACTGCACGGGATCATCGTCCGCCGTGGGAAGAGGTGGAGGCGCGAGCAGATTTCATATCAACAATATGCGTCCCGCGTCGGAGAGGGAGGCCCCAAGCAAACGAGACGGCGGAGGGGGCGCCACCCCAACTTGCATTGGATGGAGCAGCGGACGGCACCGGGTGCTTTTCTCGTCAGTAACCGCACTACCTCACGACGATCGATGCATGCATCCACGAAAGGGGTGGCCAATGGCACTCGCTgcagattatattaaaaaaaaattcaaaatgagCCATACAACAAAATGGAAAAACAACAATCCAATATCAAAAATCTCAACAAACATATTGTACCACTCAACACAACCCAAACATCAAACCAAAATTCCAAACATTGTGCACACTCAGTCCTCGCAAACTGCACAACCCAACATCATCGTTGGCCGCCACTTGACTGGTACATCCGTCATCAGATGGAGACTCATCTCAAACATGTTCATGTGCTATCGCATCTAGGGCACCACGTTTTCATTCTTGCTGTGACCAGTATTTATTCCATCGTTGACCTCTGAACCAACTGTTGATCAGGACTAGCAGCAGTCAAACGGACCACCAATCACACGCTCTCTGATCATTCATGCATATACGAAACAATGGAACCATAATTCACTGGTAGGTCCGCCTGGCTTGCATTGCCTTCAATAATATATCATTCCTGCACAGTACGTCTGCACTTCTCCTTCATTCTTTTCAACACTACATTTTCGTTTTGGCCTCATTTTAGTTGCTACCACACTCAGGTTGAGAGCAAATTTGCTAATTGCCATGCTTTTCGCGCATCACACCTTTCTTCTTATACCTATAACCCCTACGAAAGTTCTGTGTGGCCAAGCGTGTGTGATTATCAATcaatcaaacaaacaaaccccCTCAATCTGTGGATGCTTTGCAAAGCCTAAGAAGCTGATGGCTGCATCCACACACATATAGATGCATGGCCTAGCTTGTCCCTGCTGTATCCCAGGAATACAATCGATGCATGATGGATAAACGAATTCCATAACAGCGTGTGCGCGACACCCTGGTGTCATTGCTCACGCTACGGAACCAACCACCGACCCAGCAAGTCCTTCACTACTTGTGCCTTGTTGACACGGCAAATATAATGCCGAAACGTGTTTGGTCAATTCCATAAGAAATTAAGGGTAAATGACTACATCCTCATTCATATTCCCTGTGGAAAAATACAGACCAAACGAAGTCTTCTTCATATTCTTTGGGGGCAGGTAGGCGCTTTGTTGCTTTCATATGAGCTGAAGGAGCCATGCCTCCATCATGTGGGTTGGACTGGAGCCTGAAGAGGAGGATATTATCAAGCAGATAAGCAGTTATTAATCCCTTTTTATGATGAAAGTGAGCTGACAAGACCAGTTGAATGTTTTGCAACACTTTCATATTTGCCAGGTCAAGCAAAAGAATGTACGTGGTCAAATAACATCTCGTAGAATGGCAACGGAGAGAAAGGAAAGGCTGACAGACGATTAGTAACTCTGCTAGCTGCTCACCAAGTACATGAATACGAATGCGGCCTTCAGGAGGGTTTTCAAGTCAAAACTTCGCCCAATTGCCTGTTTATGTGATCAGCAAATATCTTTGAAGAGGTGGGCTGAACTGTATATGAACCCTAGCTTTCTCTAGTTTGTGGACAGAAAAACATTTCAATCACATCTCGAGAGTAGGTGAACACCCTTTTCATAGATGAACCAAAGATAAGGAGACAGATCATTGAAAAGGGCAGCCACAGGAAAAATCTGAAGGTGCAATTGCTTTCTGGAATCGCGTGGCTATAAACGAATAACGAACCATTCTGAACATTTTAGGGTGTCAGCGATTTTCGAATCAAGGACTCCATAGTCCATACACAAGCTAACTTGCTAAGCAAATGCTTTGTCATTGTCCCGCAAAAGGTCAGCAATCCGATCCCAGCAGCATTAAAGAAATGGCATACTAAGAGAGGATCTGTATGTAATACGTCAGCAGTATAATATCGAAATGAACGGGGTGAATCTAAAAGTCACGTGGCAGAATTACAGTTCTGTCCAAAAATACACAACATTGCAAATTTAAAAATACAGGTATATCATTTGAGCTTTTAGCATATCAAGCAAATACAAGAAAAACTCAGAGCAGCATCACTATGCTTAATCCATGAAACAACATGCTGTTGTTAAGCTAGTTAGGTTATATCGTGCTGTGAAACAATATACATGCCAAAATTACTCCAATTTATTTGCTGAAACGACAGTGACCCCATGGTCTGAAAAACAGCCGCCTCTCCCGAATAAAATCTCAGT encodes the following:
- the LOC111255822 gene encoding uncharacterized protein LOC111255822, coding for MPSPPHRRVDIVLLEESGENNSSPGGNSAASPLPAFHPFYHAPCTKDGRAAWSSSASLAAAQRRASLPPWTTGEFPTCTTSGTAPSTASSPLHDLREMMGQKSTAIPPSPSPSVTPSMSWTQPDPVSRCGFQALTRDTPKDDATGKLGWGWHRLRPPPFVLEPGYRTTRIDGYTVVGGSAIWVSTPGIDTVRGSWSKAGDWELPFQGRADLFPEYGAWLGFSSRDGRICCSSGLEAMAQRAPGLDAVWDGLHLPGKWTPLKSRLVQLGPGGGKFCLAILYERIDNEVFDQVTIPQVERCAVFTGLVLKRGGSDGMGLEMTKHKSRIYRFQGGTTTGWVF
- the LOC101770162 gene encoding uncharacterized protein LOC101770162 isoform X2 — encoded protein: MELLAKAPVLGCAGKRQLGAPVGSVVGALGRWISGAVPPPPPPRVCGTPGGPPVTAPRVRLRDGRHLAYAESGARKEDARFKVVISHGFTGSRLDTIRAAPEVAEELGVYMVGFDRAGYGQSDPNPNRSVKSAALDVEELADALGLGPKFYVIGISLGCHAVWGALKYIPDRIAGAAMMAPVVNYWWPGFPADLVAEVYAKQEVGDQWALRVSHHAPGILHWWMEQSWLPTSTVVAGTTPLPNKRDAEIRSKMKEDGTFQQKMEQATQQGIHESYYRDMMVMFGKWEFDPMSLPEPPCPVHLWQGDEDGLVPVVLQRYLASRLSWLNYHELPGTGHFLSPVPGLGDTVLRTLFG
- the LOC101770162 gene encoding uncharacterized protein LOC101770162 isoform X1; protein product: MWVTSMPQVWDEEGAAKGAADAVTPAPAAAMLGSLAAWLSRTIQPQPPAPRVCGTEGGPPVTAPRVRLRDGRHLAYCETGVPKEQARFKVVFSHGFTGSREDSVRPSQEVAEELGVYMVGFDRAGYGQSDPNPNRSVKSAALDVEELADALGLGPKFYVIGISLGCHAVWGALKYIPDRIAGAAMMAPVVNYWWPGFPADLVAEVYAKQEVGDQWALRVSHHAPGILHWWMEQSWLPTSTVVAGTTPLPNKRDAEIRSKMKEDGTFQQKMEQATQQGIHESYYRDMMVMFGKWEFDPMSLPEPPCPVHLWQGDEDGLVPVVLQRYLASRLSWLNYHELPGTGHFLSPVPGLGDTVLRTLFG